Within Micromonospora parathelypteridis, the genomic segment GCAGGGCCGCGCCGTAGGTGATCGCCTTGTGGATTGAGCCGGGGTCGACGATGAAGCTGGTCGCCGCGTCCTCCCGGGCGACCGGGTCGCTCGGGAGCGGCTTCGCCGCGCTGTAGGTGGGATTACTGGCCTGGGCCAGCACCGCGCCGGAGGGAATCTCGATGATCACGGCCGCGCCGGTGCCGCCCCGCAGCTGGGCCATGCCCGCGCTGAGGATCTGCTGCGTCCGGAACTGCAGGTCACGATCGAGGGTGAGGCGCAGGGAACTACCCGGCTTGGCGGGCGTGGTCCGGTTGTAGCCGCCCGGAATCGCCGCGTCGAGGTCGCGGCGGCCGGCCTCGTACACCCGCTTGCCGTCCTGTCCGGCGAGCAGGTCGTCGTAGCGGGCCTCCAGCCCCTCCAACCCGGTCATGTCCTGGCTGGTGAAGCCGATCAGGTTGGCTGCCAGGTCACCGCCGGGCACGTCGCGGCGTTCGTCGCGGTGCACCCCGATCCCGGGCAGTTCCAGCGCCTGCACCTGCTTGGCGGTCGAGATCTCCACCCCTCGGGCCAGGTACACGAATCGGGACTCGTTGCCGTTCTCCAGCTTGCGGGGCTTGAGCAGATCGGCGAGCTTCGACGCCGGGATCGCGAGCAGTGGTGAGAGCGCCTTGGCGGTGCCGGCCGGGTCCTCGACCTCGGTGGGGTCGGCGAACACGTACCGCGCCTCGACGCTGCGAACCAGCAGGGCGCCGGTGCTGTCGTAGATCGCTCCCCGCGGCGCGGGCAGCTCGACCGTGCGGAGGCGGTCGGAGATGCCGCCGCCGGCGTACGCCGGGGTGTCGACCGCCTGAAGGAAGATCAGCCGGATTCCGATGGTGGCGAACAGCGTCAGGGCGAGCGCGGTGCCCAGCCGCAGCCGCAGCCGCGAGTCGGCCAGCTTCGGGGGACGCGGTGGCTTGCGCGACGGCCGGCGGGCCGCCGGGCGGTCGCCGCGCCGCGGCGCGCGCGGCGTGGTCCGGCGGCGTGGCGGCGGCTCGTCGACGCCCGGGCCCCGGGGGGTACGCGGCGCGACGGTGCGCACGACACCCCCGCGTCCGGCGGCCGGGGCGTCGCGCCGGCCGGCCCTGGCGGCGGCCCGACCGCCGTCGAGCACCTGCAACGCCGGTCGGAACGGGTCACCGGATCGGGTGCTGCGCGGTGTACGCCGCTGCTCGGCGCCCACGCTGCGGGGTGGGGTGCCGCGGTCCTCGCGGACGGTCCGACCCCTCGGCGTGTACGCCCGGGCGCCGGAGATGCCCCCGATGCCCGGCTCGCCGGTGCGCGGCTCGCCGTCGGTGGGGCCTGCGTCACGCGAAGAACCGCGCCGGGCCCCTTTCGGGTCCCGGCGCGGCTCGTCCGACCTTGGTGCCACCGGTCAGCCTCCCGCACCCTGGCTGGTCACCGACGGCTGGCCGCTCGCCGGCTGCGGCACGCCGATCGTCTTGCCGTCCGGCAGCCGGACGTAGCCCGGCTCGCCAGCGTCGACCAGACCCAGCCGCCGTGCCTCGGCGGTCAGGTTGCCCGGCGCCTCGGCGTCGGCGATCTGCTTGTCGAGCTGCTGCTTCTCCACGTCCAGTCGAGCCTGCTGCTGCTGCAACCGCTCCAACCGGAACGCGTTCTCGTTGATCTTGGTGTTGACCGCCAGGATGCCCAGCACCCCACCGACCACCAGCACCACGATCAGCGCCGCGAACGGCGCGCGCGGCACCGACACCGGCGGCGGCGGCGCCACCCGCAACCGCGGCGGGCGGGCGCTGGCGGCGTTGCCGGCCTTCTCGACCGGCCGCAGCGCGGCGGCGCCCTGAGTCGGGAACTCGCGCGCCCCCCGGGCGCGAGTCTCCCCCTGCCGGTTCACTCGATCGATGCGTGGCGTACCGTTTCCGAGGCGCGGAGCCCGCTCCGCCGCGGTCCGGCCCCCCGACCGCGGTGTGCGCTGCCCGCCGCCGGTGACGTCCCGGCGGTCGCGCTTGTCAATGTTCATGTCCCTCCCCCTCAACATCCCGTCCCTCTGCCGTCCCGGTGCCCCTGACCCCCCACGGATCAGGCGGACCCCGTGCCCGGTTGGTGCATTCCCTTCACCCGTCGGCGAGACCGTTCGCGGTCGGTCCGCCCTTGCTCTGTCGCGTTCGGGTCGAGCCGTTCCGCGGCCCGCAACCGCACCGATGCGGCGCGCGGGTTCGCGGCGACCTCCGCCTCCCCGGGCAGTTCGGCGCCCCGGCTGAGCAGCCGGAACGTCGGACCGGACCCGGGAAGCTCGACCGGGAGGTCGACCGGGCCCTTGTTGCGGACCCGGTCCGCGAGCGCCGCCTTGGTGAGCCTGTCCTCCAGGGAGTGGTAGGACAGGACCACCATGCGACCGCCCACGGTCAGTGCGTCGAGTGCGGACGGCAGCGCTGTCTCCAGCGCTGCCAGCTCTCTGTTTACCTCGATCCGTAAAGCCTGAAACGTTCTCTTTGCCGGGTGCCCACCCGTTCGTCGGGCTGGTGCCGGAATGGAGTCCCGAACCAGCTCCGCCAACAGCGCCGACGAGGTGATCCGGGCGCGTTCCCGCTCCCGGATGATCGCCGAGGCGATCCGGCCGGCGAACTTCTCCTCGCCGTAGACCCGCAGCACCCGGGCCAGGTCCGGATGCGCGTAGGTGTTGACCACCTCTTCGGCGGTCACCCCCCGGGTCTGGTCCATCCGCATGTCCAGCGGAGCGTCCTGGGCGTACGCGAACCCGCGGTCGGGCGCGTCCAACTGCAGCGACGAGACGCCCAGGTCGAACAGGATCCCGTCGATGCCCGGATAGCCCAGCCGGTCCAGCACATCGGGCAGTTCGTCGTAGACGGCGTGCTCCAGATGCACCCGATCGGCGAACCGGGCCAGCCGGACCCGCGCGTGAGCGAGCGCCTCGGTGTCCCGGTCGAGCCCGATCAGGACCGTCTCCGGGTGCGCCTCGAGCACCGCCTCCGCGTGCCCGGCCAGGCCGAGCGTCGCGTCGACGTGGACCGTACGGCCGCCTCGACCCAGCGCGGGGGCCAGCAGCTCAAGACACCGCTCAAGCAGCACCGGCACGTGCGTGCCGCGCAACTCCCCCATGTTGACCCCCACTGGTTGAAACGTCCGTTCTCCTCGTGCGCCTGTCGTCGGACGGCGCTGCCGTCGTACCGCCAGATCCCCATCCGCTCCCGCCGGACACCGGACCGTCGCCCGATGACTGGATCGTGCGCCTGGCACCGGGGAAGTGATGCCAGGAACTCGAAAGCGGCTGGAGATCTCGCAGTACGTCGGGCGCCGTTCCGCCCTACAGACCGCCGGGCAGCACCCCCTCCTCGATGTCGGCGAAGTCGTCTTCGCTCTCGGCGAGGTAGGTCTCCCAGGCGACCTTGTCCCAGATCTCCACCCGCGTGCTCGCGCCGATCACCACCAGCTCACGGTCCAGCGCGGCGTACGCCCGCAGGTGGGCAGGGATGGTCACCCGTCCCTGCTTGTCCGGAACCTCGTCGTGCGCGCTGGCGAAGAAGACCCGGCTGTAGGCCCGGGCCGCCTTGTGCGTCATCGGCTGCGCGCGCAACTGCTCCGCGATCCGCTGGAACTCAGGGGTCGGGAAGACGTAGAGGCAGCGCTCCTGCCCTTTGGTGACCACGACACCCCCCGCCAGCTCATCCCGGAACTTGGCCGGAAGGATCAACCGGCCCTTTTCGTCCAGGCGTGGAGTGTGGGTGCCGAGAAACAACGGCCCTACCCCCTCGCCCCTGAGCGGCGTTCGCGGCGCCGCTGACCCCCCGGGCCGGTGAGCCCTCCCGGCCTCACCATTGGTCCCCACTCTACTCCACTTCCCTCCACCCGCAACCAGAATCGCCCGCGTGGCGTGACCGATCGGAGGGCAAAACCGCACGTCACAAGGGGTGGAGCGGAGTGGAGGGCCACGGCGGCCCCCCGGCGTGGTCCGCTTTCCGACATAGATCGACTCCGTCCGGCGGACGCCCACCTGGCCGCGCGCGCAGCCACCACGGCCGAACGGTTCACCGTCGGCGGCGATCTGGTGAGGCGGGCGGTCCGGTAACCTCGCTCGCGTGACGGACGCGAAAATGCCCCTACGGGCCAAGGTGGCCAGCTCCGTGTCACGGACCGCCGCGGCACTCTCCCGGGCGGCCGGCCGTGGCGACGGTTCGGTGATCGGCGGATGGATCGGCCTGAAGATCGACCCGGACCTGCTGGCCCACCTGTCGGCCGGGCGTGCGATCGCGCTCGTCTCCGGCACCAACGGCAAGACCACCACCACGCGGCTGACCTCCGCCGCGGTCGGCGTGCTCGGCCGGGTCGCCACCAACTCGTTCGGCGCCAACATGCCCAGCGGGCACACGTCGGCGCTGGCCAAGGCCGGCAGCACCCCGTACGCGGTGCTGGAGGTCGACGAGCACTACCTCGCCCAGGTGCTGGAGGCGACCGAGCCGCACGTCGTCGCGCTGCTCAACCTCTCCCGCGACCAGCTCGACCGCGCCAAGGAGGTCGCCATGATGGCGCAGCTCTGGCGCGCGGCACTGGTCCGGCACACCAACGTCCGGGTGGTGGCCAACGCCGACGACCCGATGGTGGTCTGGGCGGCCACCCCTCCGGCCGACCCCGCCCGCGGCATCAACCCGCCGCACGTGACCTGGTTCAGCGCCGGCCAGCGCTGGCACGACGACTCCTGGGTCTGCCCGGAGTGCGGCTCCACCATCCAGCGATCCGGCGACCAGTGGTGGTGCACCGGCTGTGCGCTGCGCCGGCCGGAGCCGCAGTGGGTCGTCGAGGACGAGGGCGTGCTCGACCCCACCGGCGCCTGGCACAAGGTCTCCCTCCAACTGCCCGGCAAGGTCAACCTCGGCAACGCGGCGACCGCGCTGGCCGTGGCCGCCGAGTTCGGCGTCCGCCCGGTCGACGCGGTGTCCCGCCTCGGCATCGTCACCTCGGTCGCCGGCCGCTACGCGCAGGTCGACAAGGACGGGCGCAACATCCGGCTGCTGCTGGCCAAGAACCCGGCCAGTTGGCTGGAGGCCTTCGACATGGCCGACGACGCGCCGACCCTGCTCTCCATCAACGCGCGCGACCCCGACGGTCTCGACACCTCCTGGCTCTTCGACGTCGACTTCGCCCCGCTCCGCGGCCGGCAGGTGCTGATCACCGGCGACCGGGCGTACGACCTGGCGGTCCGACTGGACGTCAACGACGTGCCGTTCCAGCACGTACGCGCCTTCGACGAAGCGATCCGGTCGGTTCCGCCCGGGCGGTTGGAGGTCATCGCGAACTACACCGCGTTCCAGGACATCCGAGCGGAGTTGGACCGTGTCATCTGAGAGCCTGCGCATCGTCTGGATCTACCCCGACCTGCTCTCCACCTACGGCGACCGGGGCAACGCCCTGATCCTCGCCCGCCGGGCCCGCCAACGCGGCATGCCGGTCGAGGTGCTGGAGGTCCGCTCCGACCAGCAACTGCCGGCGACCGCCGACATCTACCTGGTCGGCGGCGGCGAGGACGGCCCGCAGGCGCTGGGCGCCCAGCGCCTGCTCGCCGACGGCGGTCTGCACCGGGCGGTCGCCCAGGGTTCGGTGGTGTTCGGCGTCTGCGCCGGCTACCAACTACTCGGCACCTCCTTCTTCGCCAAGGGCGTGCAGTGCCGTGGCCTGGAGCTGCTCGACCTGCAGTCCGACCGGGGCGAGAGCCGGGCCGTCGGCGAGCTGGCCGGTGAGATCGACCCCCGGCTGGGCCTGCCCCCGCTGACCGGTTTCGAGAACCATGGCGGCCGCACCCACCTCGGCCCGGAGGTCTCCCCGCTGGCCCGGGTCACCGCCGGGGTGGGCAACGACGGCGCGACCGAGGGCGCGTGGCGCGGCAAGCTGCTCGGCACCTATTCACACGGCCCGGCGCTGGCCCGCAACCCGGCCCTGGCCGACCTGCTGCTGCGCTGGGCCACCGGAGCACACCAGCTCCCGCCGCTGGACGACACCTGGTCGGACCGGCTCCGTAACGAGCGCCGCTCCGCAGTGGCCGCCGCCCGGGCATGATCCGTGCCGTCCGGCGGCTGCTCCGGCAGCCGTCGGCAGCCCGGTTCGCCCTGCTCGTGCTGCTGATCGGCGGCTGCGGGCTACTGCTGCTCCTGGTGCCCCGGCCGGATCCGGAGCGGCTGCCGCTGCTGGCCGACCGGCTGGGCGACCTCGCCCCGGTGGCGGCGATCCTCGGCGGGGCGCTGCTGCTGGTCGCGCTGGTCCCCCGGACCTTCATCACGCTCGCCGCGGGCGCGATCTTCGGCCCGCTGGAGGGTGCCGGGTACGCCCTCGGCGCCGCGCTGGTGGCCGCGGCGATCGGGTTCACGGTCGGCCGGCTGCTCGGCCGGGAGTTCGTAGCCGAACGGGTCCGTGGTCGCCTGGCCCGCCTCGACGGCTGGTTCGCCCGGCAGAGCGTGGTCGGTGTGATCACCGTCCGACTGCTGCCGATCGCCGGCTTCGGGCTGGTCAGCTACGGCTACGGCACGACCGGAGCCCGGGTGCTGCCGTTCCTGGCCGGCAGCGTCATCGCCTCCGCGCCGACCGCCTTCGGCTACGCGGCGATCGGCGCGGCGGTCAGCTCCCCCGGCCACGTCAACTGGTACGCCGCCGCCCCGTCCAGCCTCGGTGTGATCGCCAGCCTGGTGCTCGTCCACCGGTGGTGGCGCGCCGAGCGACGACGCCGTCGCCTGCCGGTGTGACCGTGCCCGAGCCGACCGACAGCCCTGCCGAGGAGCCGCTCGCCGGTGGTTTCGTCGCCGACGTGGTTCGGGTCGGTGACACGGTACGACGTACCCCGCCAGCCAACCTGGACTTCGTCGGCGCGTTGCTGCACCACCTCGCCGGGGTGGGCGCGGACCTCGCGCCCCGCCACCTCGGCGTCGACGCGCGTGGGCGGCAGATGCTCGGCTACGTCGCGGGGAGGGTGCCGTGGCGGGACTCCGAGGATCCGGCGTTCTTCGCCGACGCGGCGCTGGTGCGGCTGGCCGAGCTGATCCGGCGGCTGCACGACGCGTGTGCGGGCACCGACCTGGCCGGTGACGCCGAGACCGTGTGTCACCGCGACCTGTCGCCGAAGAACACGGTGTACCGGGACTTCCCGGCTGGGCCGCTCCCGGTGGCCTTCCTCGACTGGGACCTGGCTGCCCCGGGCCGTCGGATCGAGGACGTGGCGTTCGCCGGCTGGCACTGGGCCCCGCTGGGCGACGGCGCCGATCCCGCCGAGCTGGGCCGGCGTTGTCGCGTGCTCTGCGACGCCTACGACGCGGCCGGCCCCGGGCTGCTGCCCCGAGGGGAGCTGACAGACGTGATGCTCCGCCAGATCGAGAGCACCTGGCGCACCATCGACACCAGCACCGACCCAGCCATGCGACGCCTCCGCAAGGCAGGCATAGGCGCGCTGATCGCCCATTGGCAAGACTGGCTAAAAACCAATCGCCCCGTGGCAGAGGCGGCGCTGGCCCCCTGACCCCGCGATCTTGCACTTTCTGTCCCGACAAACCGCCCGAAAGAGGGCGAACCAGGGACCGAAAGTGCAAGATCGCGGGGGTCGGTTACGCGACTACGGAGACCATCCGGCCCTTGACCACGATGACCTTGCGGGGTTCCTTGCCGGCCAGGGTGGCGGCCACCGCGTCCAGGGCCGCCGCGCGGACGGTCTCCTCAGCGGCGTCGGCGGGGACCTCGATGCGGCCACGGACCTTCCCGTTGACCTGCACCGGATAGGTCACCGTGTCGGCTACCAGCAGCGCCGGGTCGGCGGTCGGGAAGTCCGCGTACGTCAGCGAGGTGTCGTGGCCCAGCTTGCGCCACAGCTCCTCGGCCAGGTGCGGGGCGAACGGCGCCACCATCAGCACCAGCGGTTCGGCCACCTCGCGGGGCGTGGCCGACAGTTGGGTCAACCCGTTGGTCAGCTCGATCAGCTTGGCGATCGCGGTGTTGAACCGGATGCCGTCCATGTCGCCACGGACCCCGTCGATCACCTTGTGCAGCAACCGGCGGGTCGCCTCGTCGGCCGGGTCCTCGGTGACCCGCAGGGCACCGGTCTGCTCGTCGACGACGGCCCGCCAGACCCGCTGCAGGAAGCGGTACGAGCCGACCACGGCCCGGGTCTCCCAGGGGCGGGACACCTCCAGCGGGCCCATCGACATCTCGTACACCCGGAAGGTGTCCGCACCGTAGGCGGCGCACATGTCGTCGGGGGTCACCACGTTCTTCAGCGACTTGCCCATCTTGCCGTACTCGCGGTTGACCGCCAGGTCGCCCAGGTAGTAAGCGCCGTCGCGCTCCATGACCTCCTCGGCCTGCACGTAGCTGCCGCGCGAGTCGGTGTACGCGTACGCCTGGATCATGCCCTGGTTGAACAGCTTGCGGAACGGCTCGAACGACGACACGTGCCCCAGGTCGAACAGCACCTTGTGCCAGAAGCGCGCGTACAGCAGGTGCAGCACGGCGTGCTCGGCGCCGCCGACGTACAGGTCGGTGCCTCCGCAGTCGCCGTCGCCGCGCGGACCCATCCAGTAGCGCTCGTTCTCGGTGTCGACGAACCGCTCGCTGTTGGTCGGGTCCAGATAGCGCAGCTCGTACCAGCAGGAGCCGGCCCACTGCGGCATCACGTTGGTTTCCCGGGTGTAGCGCTTCGGCCCGTCACCCAGGTCCAACTCGACCTCGACCCAGTCGCGCCGCCGGGACAGCGGCGTCTCCGGGTTGCTGTTCGCGTCGTCGGCGTCGAACGTCTTCGGGGAGAAGTCGTCCACCTCCGGCAGCTCGACCGGCAGCATCTCCTCCGGCAGGGCGATCGCCGCGCCGGTCTCGTCGTAGACGATCGGGAACGGCTCACCCCAGTAGCGCTGGCGCGAGAACAGCCAGTCACGCAGCCGGTAGGTCACCGCGCCGGTGCCGTGCCCGTTCGCCTCCAGCCAGGTGATGATCGCCGCCTTGGCGTCGGCGACCCCCAGGCCGTTCAGGTCCAGGCCGCGCTCGGGCGCGGCGCTGTTGACCGCCGGGCCGTCCCCGGTGTACGCCTTGCCGTCGAAGCCCTCCGCCGGCTGCACGGTACGCACGATGGGCAGCTCGAAGACCTCGGCGAACGCCCAGTCCCGCTCATCCTGGGCCGGCACCGCCATGATCGCGCCGGTGCCGTAACCGGCCAGCACGTAGTCGGCGATGAAGATCGGGATCTGCCCGCCGGTGACCGGGTTGGTGGCGTACGCGCCGATGAAGACGCCGGTCTTCTCCTTGGTGTCGGACTGCCGCTCGACGTCGGTCTTGGCCGCCGCCGCCTTGCGGTACGCCTCGACGGCCTCCCGGGGGCTGGCGTGCCCGCCGGTCCAGCTGTCCCTCGTCCCGTCCGGCCAGGCCGCCGGTGCCAGCGCGTCGACCAGCTCGTGCTCGGGCGCCAGCACCATGTAGGTGGCGCCGAAGACGGTGTCCGGCCGGGTCGTGAACACCCGCACCGGGTCCGTCGCGGTGGGGAAGTCGATGTGGGCGCCGGTGGAGCGGCCGATCCAGTTGCGCTGCATCAGCTTGATCGGCTCGGGCCAGTCCAGGCTGTCCAGATCGTCCAGCAGCCGATCGCCGTACGCGGTGATCCGCATCATCCACTGCTTCAGGTTGCGCTTGAAGACCGGGAAGTTGCCCCGCTCGGAACGGCCGTCGGCGGTGACCTCCTCGTTGGCCAGCACGGTGCCCAGCCCCGGGCACCAGTTCACCGGGGCCTGCGAGACGTACGCCAGTCGGTGGTCGTCGACGACCTGGCGGCGCTCGGCCACGCTCAGCTCGGCCCAGGCGCGGCCGTCCGGGGTGGGCCGGTTACCGCCCTCGAACTCGGCGATCAGCTCGGCGATCGGGCGTGCTCGGCCCGCGTCGCGGTCGTACCAGGAGTTGAAGATCTGCAGGAAGATCCACTGGGTCCACCGGTAGAAGTCGGTGTCGATGGTGGCCACCGAGCGGCGCTCGTCGTGCGCCAGCCCCAGCCGGCGCAGCTGCGCCTTGTACCGCTCGATGTTCGCCACGGTGGTGGTCCTGGGGTGGGTGCCGGTCTGCACCGCGTACTGCTCGGCGGGCAGGCCGAACGCGTCGAAGCCCATCGCGTGCAGCACGTTGCGGCCGGCCATCCGCTGGTAGCGGGCGTAGCAGTCGGTGCCGATGTAGCCCAGCGGGTGACCGACGTGCAGGCCGGCACCGGACGGGTACGGGAACATGTCCAGCACGTACAGCTTCTCCGCGCCGGCGCGGGGATGGGTCGGGTCGGCCAGCGGGCCGGTCGGGTTCGGTGCGTGGAAGGTGCCCTCGCGCGCCCAGGTGTCCTGCCAACGGATCTCGATCTCGTCGGCCAGGGCCGCGGTGTACCGGAACGGGGGAATGTCGCCCGCCGGTGCGGCTGCCTCACTCATCGTCTCTCCTCGCTTCGCTTCGCTTCGTCTCGGCACCGCCGGGCCGGGCCGGCGGCGTTCGTCTCGGCACCACCGGGCCGGGCCGGCGGCGGGCACAAAAAAGCCCCTCGCACAGGAGGGGCCGCCGTGCTGTCGCGCGTTCAGCGCATCAGCACGGCCCGGTAAGAAGCAGGAAGACTCCGGCCATGTCCGGCAGTCTACCCCGCCGACGGTTCGGCCTGCGGGCCCCCGGGCCGCGCCGAGCCGGGTCCCCCGACGCGACGAATATCGGGGCGTAACCGACGGACTACCTGCGGGGGTCGGCGATAACGACAAACATGGTTAGCCTGAGAGGCTAGTGAGAATCCTGCGGCAAAAGAGGCTCGACGTCGCGAACCCAACGGCGGGTCCAGGTGCTCTCTACAGAGCTGCCGTGACGGCGACGAGGAGGAGGCCCGTGACACAACAGACCTGGGACGAGGTGGGCGGCCTATTGCCGCACGACGAGTTCCGCGCCGCCAGCGAGGCCATCGTGGCCAACATCGAGCAGGTCATCGAGGGAAAGACCGCCACCGTGCGGCTCGCCCTGGCCGTGCTGCTCGCCGAGGGTCACCTCCTGATCGAAGACGTCCCGGGTGTCGGCAAGACCAAGCTGGCCAAGGCCCTCGCGCGGTCCATCGACTGCACGGTACGACGGATCCAGTTCACCCCCGACCTGCTGCCCAGCGACGTCACCGGTGTCAGCGTCTACAACCAGGAGACGCACGACTTCGAGTTCCGCCCCGGGGCCGTGTTCGCCAACCTGGTGGTCGGCGACGAGATCAACCGGGCCTCACCGAAGACCCAGTCGGCGTTGCTGGAGTGCATGGAGGAGCGGCAGGTCACCGTCGACGGCGTGACGTACCAGCTGCAGACCCCCTTCATGGTCATCGCCACGCAGAACCCGATCGAGATGGAGGGGACCTACCCGCTGCCCGAGGCGCAGCGCGACCGGTTCACCGCCCGCATCGCGATGGGTTACCCGGACTCCGGCGCGGAGCTGGCCATGCTCGACGGACACGGCGGCACGGACCCGCTCAACGAGCTCCGCCCGGTCTCCGACGCGGCGATCGTCCGGCAACTCATCGCCACCGTCCGGCAGGTGCACGTGGCGGACGCGGTCAAGCAGTATGCGATCGACCTGGTCACCGCCACCCGGGAAGCCCCCGACCTGCGGCTCGGCGCCTCCCCCCGAGCGACCCTGCAACTGCTGCGCACCGCCCGGGCGGTCGCCGCCCTGGAGGGCCGCGACTACGTCCTCCCCGACGATCTGCAGGCGCTGGCGGTGCCGGTGCTCGCGCACCGGATCATCCCGACCGCCGACGCGCAGCTCGCCCGACGCACCACCGACGCGATCGTCTCCGAGTTGGTGCACCGTCTGCCACTGCCACACGACCGGCAGCGCAACCCGTACGACACCCGGCCCGCTTCCGGCAACGGCCGCGCGCCCTACGAGCCGCGGAGGCCATGACGTGCGTGCCGGGCTGCGCGGGCTGACCACCCGCGGGCGCTCCTTCCTCGCCGCGGCGGTCGCGGCAGCGATCTCGGCCGGCATCCTCGGCGAGAAGGACCTGCTCCGGGTGGCCGTGCTGCTGGCCATCCTGCCGTTGCTGGCCGCGACCTACGTCGGGCGTAGCCGCTACAAACTGGCCTGCAACCGTTCGCTGGACCCGCACCGGGTTCCGGTCGGCGCCAACTCCCGGGTGGTGCTGCGTCTGCAGAACCTCTCCCGGCTGCCGACCGGCACCCTCCTCCTGGAGGACCGGCTGCCCTACGCGCTGGGCAGCCGGCCCCGAGTGGTGTTGGAGCGGCTCGGCGCGCACCAGGCCAGCTCCGTGGCGTACACCGTGCGGGCCGACGTGCGGGGCCGCTACGACGTGGGCCCGCTGGTGGTCCGGATGACCGACCCGTTCGGGCTCTGCGAGCTCACCCGGTCCTTCCCGAGCACCGACCACCTGACGGTCATCCCGCAGGTCACCCCGCTGCCGTCGGTCCGGCTCCCCGGGGAGTACGCGGGCAGCGGCGACAGCCGGGCCCGCTCGGTGGCGGTACACGGCGAGGACGACGCGGCGACCCGGGAGTACCGGCGCGGCGACGACCTGCGCCGGGTGCACTGGAAGTCGACCGCGCGGACCGGCGAGCTGATGGTGCGCCGCGAGGAGCAGCCGTGGGAGAGCCGGGCCACTGTCGTTCTGGACACCCGGGCGTACGGCCACCGCGGCGAGGGGCCGACGGCCAGTTTCGAGTGGTCCGTCTCCGCCGCCGCGAGCGTCGCCGTCCACCTACGACAGGCCGGCTACAAGTTGCGGCTGGTCACCGGCTCGGGCGTCGATGTGGACGCGTCGGAGGCCGGCGGTGACGGCGCGCTGCTCGACCACCTCGCGGAGGTCCGCCTCGATCAGCGCGCCGAGGTGACCGGCCTCGTGCAGCGGGTCCGCCAGCGCGCCGACGGCGGGTTGATCATCGGGCTGTTCGGCACGGTGAGCGTGGCCGAGGCCGAGCTGCTGGCCGGGCTGCGGGGCAACGGCGCCACCTGCATCGGGTTCCTGCTGAACAGCTCCACCTGGCTCAGCCTGCCGGAGAAGGCGCGGGCCGAGGCCGAGCACGCGCACGGCGCCGCCGTCCTGGCCATGCTGCAGAGCGGCTGGCGCGTGGTCGGCGTCGACCACGGCGCCCGGCTGCCGGCGCTGTGGCCGCAGGCCGGCCGGGGCTCCCAGGGTTTCGCCCTGCGCGCCGCGCTGGCCGAGACGGTCGCGGGCGGCGTGCGATGAACGGGAGGTTCGCCTCATGATCGCCAGTCGGAACATCGGCGTGGTGGCGGCCGCGGCCACGGTGTTGGCCGCCGCGCCGCTGTCGGCCATCTTCCAGAGCTGGACGTGGTTGATCGAGTCCGTCATCGCGGTCGCCGTGGTCGCCGGGGTGGCCGCGTTGACCAGGCTCGCCCGGGCACCCCTGTGGGGTCAGGTGCTGGGCATGCTGGCCGGCCTCATCCTCGCCCTGACCTGGTTGTTCCCCAGCGGCGAGGAGCTGGTCGGCGTCCTGC encodes:
- a CDS encoding peptidoglycan D,D-transpeptidase FtsI family protein is translated as MAPRSDEPRRDPKGARRGSSRDAGPTDGEPRTGEPGIGGISGARAYTPRGRTVREDRGTPPRSVGAEQRRTPRSTRSGDPFRPALQVLDGGRAAARAGRRDAPAAGRGGVVRTVAPRTPRGPGVDEPPPRRRTTPRAPRRGDRPAARRPSRKPPRPPKLADSRLRLRLGTALALTLFATIGIRLIFLQAVDTPAYAGGGISDRLRTVELPAPRGAIYDSTGALLVRSVEARYVFADPTEVEDPAGTAKALSPLLAIPASKLADLLKPRKLENGNESRFVYLARGVEISTAKQVQALELPGIGVHRDERRDVPGGDLAANLIGFTSQDMTGLEGLEARYDDLLAGQDGKRVYEAGRRDLDAAIPGGYNRTTPAKPGSSLRLTLDRDLQFRTQQILSAGMAQLRGGTGAAVIIEIPSGAVLAQASNPTYSAAKPLPSDPVAREDAATSFIVDPGSIHKAITYGAALQEGVITPDTTLPIANSIKKGDTWFSDTHPANGKRMSIPGMLAYSSNVGTITIADKLGRDRLIDYQKRFGLGKPTGEGMPGEASGRLLPADEWSESSYGSVPIGHSVDATPLQMAAAYAAIANNGTYVQPHLIKEVIAPDGKRTPAPAPVTRSVLSPQNAAALRTMLEAVTTVDHATGLTAAVPGYRVAGKTGTGSRLADGRIETDKVSSFIGMAPAENPRYVIAVFAYAPGGGGAAITGPAFRDMMQFTLRHYRVPPSTGGSAPKFTVYPR
- the mraZ gene encoding division/cell wall cluster transcriptional repressor MraZ → MFLGTHTPRLDEKGRLILPAKFRDELAGGVVVTKGQERCLYVFPTPEFQRIAEQLRAQPMTHKAARAYSRVFFASAHDEVPDKQGRVTIPAHLRAYAALDRELVVIGASTRVEIWDKVAWETYLAESEDDFADIEEGVLPGGL
- a CDS encoding MurT ligase domain-containing protein, with the protein product MPLRAKVASSVSRTAAALSRAAGRGDGSVIGGWIGLKIDPDLLAHLSAGRAIALVSGTNGKTTTTRLTSAAVGVLGRVATNSFGANMPSGHTSALAKAGSTPYAVLEVDEHYLAQVLEATEPHVVALLNLSRDQLDRAKEVAMMAQLWRAALVRHTNVRVVANADDPMVVWAATPPADPARGINPPHVTWFSAGQRWHDDSWVCPECGSTIQRSGDQWWCTGCALRRPEPQWVVEDEGVLDPTGAWHKVSLQLPGKVNLGNAATALAVAAEFGVRPVDAVSRLGIVTSVAGRYAQVDKDGRNIRLLLAKNPASWLEAFDMADDAPTLLSINARDPDGLDTSWLFDVDFAPLRGRQVLITGDRAYDLAVRLDVNDVPFQHVRAFDEAIRSVPPGRLEVIANYTAFQDIRAELDRVI
- a CDS encoding type 1 glutamine amidotransferase — its product is MSSESLRIVWIYPDLLSTYGDRGNALILARRARQRGMPVEVLEVRSDQQLPATADIYLVGGGEDGPQALGAQRLLADGGLHRAVAQGSVVFGVCAGYQLLGTSFFAKGVQCRGLELLDLQSDRGESRAVGELAGEIDPRLGLPPLTGFENHGGRTHLGPEVSPLARVTAGVGNDGATEGAWRGKLLGTYSHGPALARNPALADLLLRWATGAHQLPPLDDTWSDRLRNERRSAVAAARA
- a CDS encoding TVP38/TMEM64 family protein gives rise to the protein MIRAVRRLLRQPSAARFALLVLLIGGCGLLLLLVPRPDPERLPLLADRLGDLAPVAAILGGALLLVALVPRTFITLAAGAIFGPLEGAGYALGAALVAAAIGFTVGRLLGREFVAERVRGRLARLDGWFARQSVVGVITVRLLPIAGFGLVSYGYGTTGARVLPFLAGSVIASAPTAFGYAAIGAAVSSPGHVNWYAAAPSSLGVIASLVLVHRWWRAERRRRRLPV
- a CDS encoding phosphotransferase, producing MTVPEPTDSPAEEPLAGGFVADVVRVGDTVRRTPPANLDFVGALLHHLAGVGADLAPRHLGVDARGRQMLGYVAGRVPWRDSEDPAFFADAALVRLAELIRRLHDACAGTDLAGDAETVCHRDLSPKNTVYRDFPAGPLPVAFLDWDLAAPGRRIEDVAFAGWHWAPLGDGADPAELGRRCRVLCDAYDAAGPGLLPRGELTDVMLRQIESTWRTIDTSTDPAMRRLRKAGIGALIAHWQDWLKTNRPVAEAALAP